The bacterium DNA window ACGCAACTGCAAGGAACCATACTGCAACTCATCTTCTGCACAGAGCATTAAAGAACGTTCTTGGGGAGCATGTAAATCAGGCAGGGTCTCTTGTAACACCTGATCACCTCCGTTTTGATTTTACCCATTACAATGCGATGACTGATTTGGAGGTAAATGAAGTTGAAAAGCAGGTAAACAGGCAGGTTATGAATGACCTTGCAGTATCCTTTGCTGTAAAATCCTATGACGAAGCAAAGGCAGACGGTGCGGTTGCCCTGTTCGGAGAGAAATACGGAGACCGGGTCAGAGTCGTAAAAGTGGATAACTATTCAATGGAGCTGTGCGGCGGGACTCATATTGACAGAACCGGAAGAATAGGATATTTCAGGATTGTAAAAGAAGAGGCTGTTGCAGCAGGAGTAAGAAGAATAGAAGCTGTAACAGGATCTGCAGCAGACGAGCTTCTGCGTGAAGAGAAAAATACAATCAAAAAGATTGAATCTCTCTTAAAATGCAGTCAGCCGGAGATTGAATCCCGAATTTTAAACCTCATAGAAGAGAGAAAAAATCTTGAGCGAAGAATTAAAAGAATGCAGTACTCTTCAGCGTCGTCGGTTCTGGAAAATATAGTTAAAGATGCTGTAAATGCGGGTTCCGTACCTGTTGCATTCGGAAGGGTTGATGCTGAAACAGGTGACGAACTCCGGACAATGGGTGATAAACTTCGCGATATGTTAAAATCAGGAGTTGGGGTTCTGGGAAGTATAAAAGACGGCAAAATAACTTTTGTATGCGTTGTAACTGATGACCTTATAAAATCGAAAGGATTAAATGCCGGCCTGATTATTAAAGAGGTTGCTGCAATTACAGGCGGAGGGGGCGGAGGAAGGCCCCATCTTGCAACTGCAGGCGGCAGGGATCCTGAAAAACTGGAAGAAGCCCTTAAGGCTGCTCCTGAAATTGTGAAGAAGATGACAGAGAGTTAATTTTTTTTGCAGATATTTGTAATGCTAAGGGAATTAAGGAGAAAAATTTTATGAGTAAGTTTTATCAAATATCTACACCTACACAGGAGTTGTTCGGAAATAAAGTTGAGTTATTGCCGTCAGTGACAGAACTATTTGAGCTTGAATTAGCTTATTTAGAATACAAAACACTTAATTCACATGAGTATCTTGAAAGAACTGCTTATACCAAAACTTTTGAAGGAAAAGAGAGTCTGCATTTTTTAAGGTATTCCGAAATACCTGAAGAAGTAAGTAAAAACAGAACTTCAACAGCAAACTCTTATTTTAAAAACGGATTATTTTCAACAGGCTATGCGACGCATAGTTTGTTCCCATATCGGGGAAAGTTTCATCCTCAATTGGTAAAGGGATTAATAAATATTTTGGGAATCAAGAAAGGCGAAACAATCCTTGACCCGATGACTGGAAGCGGAACGACAAATATCGAAGCTGCATTAATGGGGATTCACTCATACGCTATAGACGTTAGTCCGTTTTGCAGATTTATGGTGAAGACCAAATATGATGCATTAAAAATTAACCTTGATATTTTTAATGAAATAGAATTAGACGAAGATAAATTATTTGATTTTTTTTCACAAAGAAACATAATTAACAAGATTGAAAAGATTGATATTGATAAAAGGAAGATATACGAATTATCGCTTCTTGCATATCTTGATGCATTGGGATATTCAAAAAGAGTAGTTCGCTCTAATCACAGACAACTTTTCAGTAAAGTATTGAAAAGATATATTGAAACGGTTAAAGGGCTTTTGTCAAACCGATATTTTAATAACGATGGATTGGGGAATGTTACTATCTTAGAAAAATCAGATGCCTTAAATATAGAATTACCCGATAAATCAATTGATGGGATAATTACATCACCTCCATATTCATTTGCAATTGATTATATTGAAAATGATAAAGACCAGTTAGAATATCTTGGCTATGATACGGAAAAATTAAAGAGTAAATTGATTGGATTAAAAGGAAAAACAAAATCAGAAAAGCTTGAGAATTATTTTAATGATATTGATAAATTTTTAAGTGAAGCATCAAGAGTTCTCAAAAAGAATAAATATCTTGTTGTTATAATTGGCTCAAATACAAATCAAACAGGTGGAATAAGACTTGAACAAAGTGTTATTAATTCAGCGCAGAAATATAATATGAGTTTGGTGAAAAGCATATTAAAGCCAATTAAAGGTATGCGTAACACGATGAAAGAAGAATATGTTCTGATTTTTGAAAGAAAATAAAATGAAAAAAACGACTGAAGATAAATTTCAAACCGTAATACAGAAAAATACTTTTTATTTTTTCAATCCTAAATTTGAAGAAGATTATGAAGGGTATGTGAATTCTTTAAAAGAAACACTCTTAAATGTAAAAAATAAGATCGAAACCGAAGGACTTAAAAAAGAAATATTTGAAGATTTAATTTCTGAAAAAGAAAACGGCTTAAAAGCTTTATTAGCATTAACTGGGTTTTCGAATGAGTATTTAAAACGCCTTACTACAATAATCAGGATTGTTGATATACCTGAATTAAATAATCTTGTTTACAAAGAAAAATGGTATAATAAGGCTAATCCGGATAATATTCAGGAGTGGTCAGACAGTAAAATTATTAATCTAATTAAGCAAAACGAATATTTTAGAAAAGGAATCATTAATATATTTTTTGAAGGTGCTTCAGTTACGTTTCTTGCCGATACAATTCCTTTGTTTGAATTGAAAAAATTAAGTATTTCAAAGTTGAAGTTTGAAATGTCCGAAATGATTGATACTTTAATAAGATACAAAGAAAAGGGTAGTTATTCCGGTAAAAGAAGAAATAATCCTGAAACAGTTGTTGAAGGAATATTAAAAAATCTTGGCATTTCTTGGGAAACAGGTGATTTGACAGAACTTATTGACAATGCTCCTGACAACAAAAGAACAATGGATTTTATTATTCCAAATAAAAAAAATCCTATTATTATAGCAGAAAGTTCATTTCTTGCTACGACATCGTCGGGACAAGGCGATAAATCAAAAACAGAAATATCAATTGATACTTTGATAAAAGAACATTATCCCAATGCTACATTTATCGGTTTTGTTGATGGAATAGGTTGGTATGTTCGCAAGGGTGATTTAAAAAGAATGGTAACAGCTTATGAAGATGTATTTACTTTTCATAAAGATGAATTGAAAAGATTTGAAGGATTGTTAATTGAAAAGGTAGTAAAGAAATGAGTAAAATAGAAAAATATAATAATAAGATAATACAAGGTGATTGTTTAGATTTATTCAAAGATATTCCTGATGATTCTGTGGATATGACATTTGCCGACCCACCGTTTAATTTAAAAAAGAAATATACAAGTTATACTGATAGTCTTGAATTTAGGGAATATCTTAATTGGTGTGAACAGTGGATCTTTGAAATGGTAAGAGTTACAAAACCAACAGGTTCGATTTTTTTGCACAATATTCCTAAATGGTTAACTTATTATGCTGCTTTTTTAAATAAATTTGCTTATTTCAAACATTGGATTTCGTGGGACGCACCAACAGCACCTATGGGAAAATCATTGCAACCGGCTCATTACGGTATTTTGTTTTACGGGAAAAAAGAAAAAGAAACAAAAATTTACGAACTTCGTTATCCACACAAAAGAGACAGAAAACAGGGCTTTTTACTTAAAGATTACGGAGGGAAAAAAGATAAATTACATCCTTTCGGGCCTTTAGTTTCTGATGTCTGGACTGATATTCACAGAATAAAGCATAATAAAAAAAGAGATCCGCATCCTTGTCAATTGCCCATTCATTTATTGGACAGGCTTATATTGCTTTCAACTGATGAAGCCGATATTGTTTTAGATCCGTTTTCGGGAACAGGAACAACTGCTATTTCTGCAAAAAGATTAGGACGAAATTACATCGGCTTTGAATTGGATGATGAGTATGTTGATATTTCAAGAAGAAAGCTGAACCATGTAGAACCCAATTTCAGATTAGGAGAAAGTTGGGTGAGTTTTTATTTGGGGAATGTAGTAACAATAAGAAATGTTGATTGGGATAATTTGAAAAAATATTTTATTATTCCTGATCCAGTGAGAAAAATTGATTATGAAGGGGCGAAAATTATTGATAAATTATTAATTCCGAAAGATGAAGAAACGGCATCACATCTGAATATTTGTAAAACTGAAAGAATAAAGAAAGTAAGTTAAATATTTTTTGTACAATTAAGATAAAAAAGATAAATAAGGCAGAGTAAAAAACTATTTTATACAAGGTAGAACTATGTCGTCTGTTTTAGATATTTTAATAAAAGGTATAAAAAAGCACGGAGCAGGATATGTTGTGCTTATCGACCCTGAATCGGGAAGCAGGGAAAAACTTATTAATACTGCTCAAAAATCATGCGAATCAGGAGCTGACGTTATTTTTATCGGAGGGAGCCTTGTTTCAGCAGGCCAGCTGGATTTACTGATTTCAGAAATAAAACAAAGGGTTGACATTCCTGTAGTGCTCTTCCCGGGAGGGGCGTACCAGATTTCAAAAGAAGCGGATGCTATACTTTTTATGAGCCTGATAAGCGGGAGGAATCCTCAGTTCCTGATTGGAGAACAGGTATATTCAGCGCCGATTATTAAAAAAACAGGATTGGAAACAATCCCCACAGGTTATATGCTGATTGAATCGGGAAAGATAACTTCAGTAGAGTTCATGAGCAATACAAAACCCATACCCTCTGATAAGCCTGATATTGCAGCGGCTCATGCACTTGCAGCACAGTTTCTGGGAATGAAAATGATCTATCTTGAAGCTGGAAGCGGCGCATTAAAGCCTGTACCGGATAAAGTAGTCTCCAATGTTTGTAAATCTGTTTCTATACCGGTTATTGTAGGCGGCGGAATACGTGATCCGAAGCAGGCAGAAACAAAAGTTAAGATGGGCGCATCGTTTATTGTTACTGGAACAGTAATTGAAGATAATGGAACAAACATGATAAAAGAATTTGCAGATGCTGTTCATTCTGCTGGAAAAGAGTTGATTAAATGATAGATATTCATACACACCTGCTTCCCGGAGTTGATGACGGGCCGGGGAATTTTAACGAATCTCTTGAGATCCTGAGGGGCGGTGTCCTGGAAGGGATTCACGGGGTTGTGTGTACTTCTCATGTACTTGAGAATCTTACTCCTGAGCTGGAAAAGAAATACATAGAGAAATTTCTGAAATTAAAAGAACTCGCTGCAAAGGAGGGCCTCGGCATATCTCTGTGGCTTGCATCTGAAATAATGAGCACGGCAAATTTTGATTTTCATTCTCCTATTGCCACATTTAACAATAACGGCAAATACCTTTTAATAGAGTTCCCCATGGCGCATATGCCTTCTGATGTTGGAGAGATATTTTTTAACCTGAATCTTGAAGGAGTTCACCCGATTCTTGCACATCCTGAAAGAAATGCTGTTATTATGCAGAAGCCTCAGGTTGTTTATGAATTTATAAACAGGGGAGTATTAATGCAGATAAATTCCGGGAGTATTGCAGGCGCTTTCGGCAGAAGGCCGAGAGAAACTGCAATGCTCATGCTGGAGCACAATCTTGTCCATTTTGTTGCAAGTGACTGCCACAACCCTGCATCCAGGCCCATGAGCCTGAAAAAGAGTTTTTCAATTATTAATGATAAATTCGGCAAAGAGAGAGCTGAAAATCTT harbors:
- a CDS encoding site-specific DNA-methyltransferase, whose amino-acid sequence is MSKIEKYNNKIIQGDCLDLFKDIPDDSVDMTFADPPFNLKKKYTSYTDSLEFREYLNWCEQWIFEMVRVTKPTGSIFLHNIPKWLTYYAAFLNKFAYFKHWISWDAPTAPMGKSLQPAHYGILFYGKKEKETKIYELRYPHKRDRKQGFLLKDYGGKKDKLHPFGPLVSDVWTDIHRIKHNKKRDPHPCQLPIHLLDRLILLSTDEADIVLDPFSGTGTTAISAKRLGRNYIGFELDDEYVDISRRKLNHVEPNFRLGESWVSFYLGNVVTIRNVDWDNLKKYFIIPDPVRKIDYEGAKIIDKLLIPKDEETASHLNICKTERIKKVS
- a CDS encoding geranylgeranylglyceryl/heptaprenylglyceryl phosphate synthase — encoded protein: MSSVLDILIKGIKKHGAGYVVLIDPESGSREKLINTAQKSCESGADVIFIGGSLVSAGQLDLLISEIKQRVDIPVVLFPGGAYQISKEADAILFMSLISGRNPQFLIGEQVYSAPIIKKTGLETIPTGYMLIESGKITSVEFMSNTKPIPSDKPDIAAAHALAAQFLGMKMIYLEAGSGALKPVPDKVVSNVCKSVSIPVIVGGGIRDPKQAETKVKMGASFIVTGTVIEDNGTNMIKEFADAVHSAGKELIK
- the alaS gene encoding alanine--tRNA ligase, with product EHTTLVIKSEEERFNDVLDRGLEIFDDISQAVLNSGKKIIPGKDVFKLYDTYGFPVDLTKIIAEEKNLDIDEEGFEKELQAQRERARSAASFGKGQNLEWQQITEGKDSEFTGYEETESDAVIRKINQEENSIILLLDRTPFYAESGGQTGDRGIIEGEDFSIRITDTQKSGGQILHIGKFIKGSSITNPDVRAKIDKEMRDATARNHTATHLLHRALKNVLGEHVNQAGSLVTPDHLRFDFTHYNAMTDLEVNEVEKQVNRQVMNDLAVSFAVKSYDEAKADGAVALFGEKYGDRVRVVKVDNYSMELCGGTHIDRTGRIGYFRIVKEEAVAAGVRRIEAVTGSAADELLREEKNTIKKIESLLKCSQPEIESRILNLIEERKNLERRIKRMQYSSASSVLENIVKDAVNAGSVPVAFGRVDAETGDELRTMGDKLRDMLKSGVGVLGSIKDGKITFVCVVTDDLIKSKGLNAGLIIKEVAAITGGGGGGRPHLATAGGRDPEKLEEALKAAPEIVKKMTES